The following proteins are encoded in a genomic region of Arachis stenosperma cultivar V10309 chromosome 4, arast.V10309.gnm1.PFL2, whole genome shotgun sequence:
- the LOC130974225 gene encoding stress response protein nst1-like: protein MCILCVIQKWSRRVATMLPWLVIPLIGLWALSQLLPPAFRFEITSPRLACVFVLLITLFWYEILMPQLSAWRVRRNARLRERKRFEAIEMQKLRKTATRRCRNCLNPYRDQNPGGGRFMCSYCGHISKRPVLDLPVPPGLGISNSGLVKDLVGKSGKILNSKVWSENGWMCSQDWLENGNWVGGSMPSNPSNWRTNGNAGVFADEHCLTERSYSGILFFVCKLLTSFFLSIRWLWRKAFRISSREECSSDAEHRALLAKRGENGGSLNESRGERARRKAEEKRQARLEKELLEEEERKQREEVARLVEERRRLRDEKVEAEKDRSKSSQSSKEKESRKETEKKRQEKRREKDKGSSKSNSDVEELEKKAGKESERKRDFDKKSETDRREHQKSGLEIGKGQSTDNAHSKNVVNNYNRGSTGTRYLDRMRGTILSSSKALGFGRGTNVPTTVLKENKFNSSVDHVHTAASRRDVGLPDRPAAKSNLNGDDRNITHSVIPEPKPWSAPKMSWQQLFTRGSSAPQPSNSNVICRPNSKTQGEIKSPQLSAPPPVTQSFNNPIHFGLPSPFNISTFPNGTTSSSSLGFSPAIEPIFSPAGNKAHDYRHEEQELFEDPCYIPDPVSLLGPVSKSLNEFDPVSLLGPVSQSLNDFQLDKGSAFVADTEVAKPHSLKNITASSEVSKPSPIESPLSREKHSCSNRFPSTPSTQDNALPLDNAATSEKGTWQMWSTPPLGQESLGLGLVGGPGSWLLSSQRNVPNKDDFVLPSSQKTMASLFNKDDNISHSPQSVFIPNGQSSGAFSPVPGSSGYDPWSQTAFFPPLSGGLKAQEGATQNEIIYGSPSGSASSRVLEDSPANSWSKKEWAVQGSVESVGKSPVARPHNGSLHPSSDVQSFW, encoded by the exons ATGTGTATACTTTGTGTGATTCAGAAGTGGTCTCGCCGGGTTGCTACAATGCTACCTTGGTTGGTTATTCCGTTAATTGGTCTATGGGCGCTTTCTCAGCTCCTTCCACCAGCTTTTAGGTTCGAGATTACCTCGCCTCGTCTGGCTTGTGTATTTGTGTTGCTGATTACACTCTTTTGGTATGAGATTTTGATGCCTCAGCTGTCTGCTTGGAGGGTGCGGAGGAATGCACGGCTTAGGGAGAGGAAGAGGTTTGAGGCCATAGAAATGCAAAAGCTAAGGAAGACAGCTACTAGGCGGTGTCGTAACTGCTTGAATCCATATAGGGACCAGAACCCTGGTGGGGGTCGGTTTATGTGTTCATATTGTGGGCATATTTCGAAGCGACCAGTTTTAGACTTGCCTGTGCCGCCTGGGTTGGGGATTTCAAATTCTGGTTTAGTTAAGGATTTGGTTGGAAAAAGTGGCAAGATATTAAATAGCAAGGTTTGGTCTGAAAATGGGTGGATGTGCAGTCAGGACTGGCTGGAGAATGGCAATTGGGTTGGCGGATCTATGCCGAGTAATCCAAGCAACTGGAGGACAAATGGGAATGCTGGTGTTTTTGCAGATGAGCATTGTTTGACAGAGAGGTCATATTCTGgtattttgttttttgtttgcAAGCTTTTGACATCTTTTTTCTTGAGCATTAGATGGCTCTGGAGAAAGGCTTTTAGAATTAGTTCAAGAGAAGAATGTTCATCTGATGCTGAACATAGGGCGCTTTTAGCAAAGCGGGGTGAGAACGGGGGAAGCCTCAATGAAAGTAGAGGTGAAAGAGCACGGAGGAAGGCAGAGGAGAAAAGACAGGCTAGGCTAGAGAAAGAACTTCTCGAGGAGGAGGAGAGGAAACAGAGGGAGGAGGTTGCAAGGTTAGTCGAGGAGCGTAGAAGACTGAGGGATGAGAAAGTTGAAGCTGAAAAAGATCGCAGTAAATCGTCACAATCCAGTAAGGAGAAAGAAAGTAGGAAGGAAACTGAGAAGAAGCGTCAGGAAAAAAGAAGGGAGAAAGATAAGGGGTCTAGTAAGAGCAACTCTGATGTAGAAGAATTAGAAAAGAAAGCTGGAAAGGAAAGCGAGCGGAAGCGGGACTTTGATAAAAAGAGTGAAACTGATCGGAGAGAGCATCAGAAATCTGGGTTAGAGATTGGCAAGGGACAGAGTACAGACAATGCACATAGTAAAAATGTTGTGAACAATTATAATCGAGGAAGTACTGGAACAAGATATCTTGATCGTATGCGAGGTACAATTTTGTCCTCTTCAAAGGCACTTGGTTTTGGAAGGGGTACTAATGTTCCTACCACTGTTTTGAAAGAAAACAAGTTTAACAGTTCTGTAGATCATGTTCATACTGCTGCCAGCAGGAGAGATGTTGGTCTTCCTGATCGTCCAGCTGCAAAATCCAATTTGAATGGAGATGATAGGAATATCACTCACTCT GTTATTCCAGAACCAAAACCATGGTCAGCACCTAAAATGTCATGGCAGCAATTATTTACTCGCGGTTCATCTGCTCCTCAACCCTCAAATTCGAATGTAATATGTAGACCGAATTCCAAGACTCAAGGAGAAATCAAAAGCCCTCAGTTATCTGCTCCACCACCGGTTACACAATCTTTTAATAATCCAATCCACTTTGGTCTTCCATCACCATTTAATATTTCCACATTTCCAAATGGAACAACTAGTAGTAGTAGTCTTGGTTTTTCTCCTGCAATTGAACCCATATTCTCACCTGCTGGGAATAAAGCACATGACTATAGGCATGAAGAACAAGAGCTTTTTGAAGATCCCTGCTATATTCCTGATCCAGTATCTTTGCTTGGGCCTGTTTCGAAGTCACTTAATGAATTTGATCCAGTATCCTTGCTTGGGCCTGTTTCCCAGTCACTCAATGATTTTCAGTTAGACAAGGGAAGTGCCTTTGTAGCAGACACGGAAGTAGCAAAGCCTCACTCTTTGAAAAACATAACTGCTAGTTCTGAAGTCAGTAAGCCGTCTCCAATTGAGTCGCCGTTATCCCGAGAGAAGCATAGCTGTTCTAATCGGTTTCCAAGTACCCCCAGCACCCAAGATAATGCACTTCCTTTGGACAATGCAGCTACAAGTGAGAAGGGAACATGGCAGATGTGGAGTACCCCTCCACTAGGTCAGGAAAGTTTAGGTTTAGGTTTGGTTGGTGGCCCTGGTAGCTGGCTTTTATCCTCACAAAGAAATGTACCAAACAAGGATGATTTTGTGCTTCCGTCATCTCAGAAGACTATGGCTTCTCTTTTTAACAAAGATGATAACATATCCCATTCTCCCCAAAGTGTTTTTATTCCCAATGGTCAGAGTAGCGGCGCATTCAGCCCTGTTCCTGGTTCAAGTGGTTATGATCCTTGGTCACAGACTGCTTTCTTTCCACCATTGTCCGGTGGGCTTAAAGCTCAGGAGGGTGCTACCCAGAATGAAATAATATATGGGAGTCCAAGTGGTTCTGCTAGCAGCCGTGTGCTTGAGGATTCTCCAGCTAACAGTTGGTCCAA AAAGGAATGGGCTGTACAAGGTTCTGTGGAAAGTGTAGGGAAGTCACCTGTTGCAAGGCCCCATAATGGCAGTTTACATCCATCTTCAGATGTACAGTCATTTTggtga